The following proteins are co-located in the Planctomycetota bacterium genome:
- a CDS encoding ferritin encodes MLSKKMEEALNKQVNAELFSSYLYLAMAADFEAKNLPGFAHWLKLQAKEENGHALKLYEYINDRRSRVTLAAIAAPPAEWATPLAAFEAVLAHEQKVTGLINKLVELAAAEKDNATGILLQWFVTEQVEEEKNADAIVAQLKMIGESPHGLIMLDRALAQRG; translated from the coding sequence ATGCTGAGCAAGAAGATGGAAGAGGCGCTGAACAAGCAGGTGAACGCGGAGCTCTTCTCCTCGTACCTGTACCTGGCCATGGCCGCCGACTTCGAGGCCAAGAATCTCCCCGGCTTCGCCCACTGGCTCAAGCTTCAGGCCAAGGAGGAGAACGGCCACGCCCTGAAGCTCTACGAGTACATCAACGATCGTCGCAGCCGCGTGACGCTCGCCGCCATCGCCGCGCCGCCGGCCGAGTGGGCCACCCCCCTGGCCGCCTTCGAGGCCGTGCTGGCGCACGAGCAGAAGGTGACCGGCCTCATCAACAAACTTGTCGAGCTGGCCGCGGCCGAGAAGGATAACGCCACGGGCATCCTCCTCCAGTGGTTCGTCACCGAGCAGGTCGAGGAGGAGAAGAACGCCGACGCCATCGTGGCGCAGCTCAAGATGATCGGCGAGTCGCCCCACGGCCTGATCATGCTCGACCGCGCGCTGGCGCAACGTGGGTGA
- a CDS encoding family 78 glycoside hydrolase catalytic domain codes for MDARFIWFDAEGRGRNRWGLFRTTFELAAKPAGGSLNVFADTRYRLIVNGQVLGHGPARFFPSKPEYDTVDLAPALRQGRNAIALVVNSTGGVTFHSEPSFGGLIAWGEARDEAGDAIAIATDESWRAMESPGHRPDTHYMSFALNPAEHLDARKMPLGWERPDFDDRGWPRAVLHAHPEHWGQLRPRSIPLLDESRQPPVRCLGAWAAREFPSEDVYSLMVVATGGKGLHTDARVAVMAFLHSPRDQETTFGAWWGKYWVNGEQVLPASRRDEHLRRDFPLRLRAGWNTFLMVETVKHDWWDFYLALPREAGLELSAERQIGSPNTFLVGGLWEDALAAEADRVAWPLASPDDLPQALRPWKPWPRERKADTPCRERAWRTFERLEAHGQTRLPAAPPKGAALALLFDFGGEVLGRPVLEFTAKAGTVVDVAYTERLNPDGTAAVHWRYFVDMMERYVARDGRQTWQTFHPRGCRYLEVLVKGDLSAFELHSVSLTRAAYPVEPIGSFECSDPLLNRIWALGPPTLRACMEDAYLDCPWRERGLYTGDFFAEFYSNLAAFGDTALFRRCIGLFFQSQGENGLIRPCPHGLPPGRHPDYSAILVQCLWHYWARTGDAAFLREMLPGLKRLLAGLDALQAEDTELCDGSSLHPYVDGPQAKGSRVTCGLNCFIQRAFADGAHVLDLVGEAALATRWRERADRLAAAIRASFWSERHQAFVEHLPAAVPDAPPSVTANALALLYDIAEGGQVQPALDWLVRALKRNLTPSGPNGETVATIGSYFAFYGLGALYRHGCATEAEDFIRRSWGWLLDRGAWTCWEHWPQTDSLCHAWSSAATWYLSSAVLGVQFPEPGNPDVVRILPQPGTLEWARGAYPHPRGPLRIEWRREGRKVHVEYDCPDGVRVTLGEGGH; via the coding sequence TTGGACGCCAGGTTCATCTGGTTCGACGCCGAGGGCAGGGGGCGGAACCGCTGGGGGCTGTTTCGCACGACATTCGAGCTGGCGGCGAAGCCGGCCGGCGGCAGCCTGAACGTGTTCGCCGACACGCGCTATCGCCTCATCGTGAACGGCCAGGTGCTCGGCCACGGGCCGGCGCGGTTCTTCCCCTCCAAGCCCGAGTACGACACCGTTGACCTCGCGCCCGCGCTGCGACAGGGGCGGAACGCCATCGCCCTCGTCGTCAACAGCACGGGCGGGGTGACGTTCCACTCGGAGCCGAGCTTCGGCGGTCTCATCGCCTGGGGCGAGGCCCGCGACGAAGCGGGCGATGCCATCGCCATTGCGACCGACGAGTCGTGGCGGGCGATGGAGTCGCCCGGCCACAGGCCCGACACGCACTACATGTCGTTCGCCCTCAACCCCGCCGAGCATCTCGACGCGCGCAAGATGCCGCTTGGCTGGGAGCGGCCCGACTTCGACGACCGCGGCTGGCCACGTGCGGTTCTCCACGCGCATCCCGAGCACTGGGGGCAGTTGCGGCCCCGCTCGATTCCCCTGCTCGACGAGAGCAGGCAACCTCCCGTTCGCTGCCTCGGCGCCTGGGCCGCGCGCGAGTTCCCGAGCGAGGACGTCTATTCGCTCATGGTGGTGGCGACGGGCGGCAAGGGCCTGCACACCGACGCCCGCGTGGCCGTGATGGCGTTCCTCCACTCGCCGCGCGACCAGGAGACGACGTTCGGCGCCTGGTGGGGCAAGTACTGGGTCAACGGCGAGCAAGTCCTGCCGGCCTCCCGCCGCGACGAGCATCTCCGCCGCGACTTCCCGCTCCGCCTCCGCGCGGGCTGGAACACGTTCCTCATGGTCGAAACCGTGAAACACGACTGGTGGGACTTCTATCTCGCCCTGCCGCGCGAGGCGGGTCTGGAGCTGAGCGCCGAGAGGCAGATTGGCTCCCCGAACACGTTCCTCGTGGGCGGGCTGTGGGAGGATGCCCTCGCCGCCGAGGCCGACCGCGTGGCCTGGCCGCTCGCGTCGCCCGACGACCTGCCCCAGGCCCTGAGGCCGTGGAAGCCCTGGCCGCGCGAGAGGAAGGCCGATACGCCGTGCCGCGAACGCGCGTGGAGAACCTTCGAGCGTCTGGAAGCGCACGGGCAAACGAGACTGCCCGCGGCGCCTCCGAAAGGCGCAGCGTTGGCGTTGCTCTTCGACTTCGGCGGCGAGGTGCTCGGGCGGCCGGTGCTCGAGTTCACGGCCAAGGCGGGCACCGTGGTGGATGTGGCCTACACCGAACGCCTCAACCCCGACGGCACCGCCGCAGTGCATTGGCGCTACTTCGTGGACATGATGGAGCGCTATGTCGCCCGCGACGGGCGGCAGACGTGGCAGACCTTCCACCCCCGCGGCTGCCGCTACCTCGAAGTGCTCGTGAAGGGCGATCTGTCGGCCTTCGAGCTTCACAGCGTGTCGCTCACGCGGGCAGCCTACCCCGTGGAGCCGATTGGCTCGTTCGAGTGCTCGGACCCCCTGCTCAACCGCATCTGGGCGCTCGGGCCGCCGACCCTACGGGCCTGCATGGAGGACGCCTATCTCGACTGCCCCTGGCGCGAGCGCGGCCTCTACACGGGCGACTTCTTCGCCGAGTTCTACTCGAACCTCGCGGCGTTCGGCGACACGGCGCTCTTCCGCCGCTGCATCGGCCTCTTCTTCCAGTCGCAGGGCGAGAACGGCCTCATCCGCCCCTGCCCGCACGGGTTACCGCCGGGCCGCCACCCCGACTACTCGGCCATCCTCGTCCAGTGCCTCTGGCACTACTGGGCACGCACGGGCGACGCCGCGTTCCTCCGCGAGATGCTGCCCGGCCTCAAACGCCTGCTTGCGGGCCTTGACGCCCTCCAGGCCGAGGACACGGAACTGTGCGACGGCTCCTCGCTCCACCCCTACGTGGATGGCCCCCAGGCCAAGGGCAGCCGCGTGACGTGCGGCCTCAACTGCTTCATCCAGCGCGCCTTCGCCGACGGCGCCCACGTGCTCGACCTCGTCGGCGAGGCGGCCCTCGCCACGCGCTGGCGCGAGCGGGCCGACCGCCTGGCCGCCGCCATCCGCGCCAGCTTCTGGAGCGAGAGGCACCAGGCATTCGTCGAGCACTTGCCGGCTGCCGTGCCCGACGCTCCGCCGTCGGTCACCGCCAACGCCCTGGCGCTCCTCTACGACATCGCCGAGGGCGGCCAGGTGCAGCCGGCGCTCGACTGGCTCGTCCGCGCCCTGAAGCGCAACCTCACCCCCAGCGGCCCGAACGGCGAGACGGTCGCCACCATCGGCTCCTACTTCGCCTTCTACGGCCTCGGCGCCCTCTACCGCCACGGCTGCGCCACGGAGGCCGAGGACTTCATCCGCCGCTCCTGGGGCTGGCTCCTCGACCGGGGCGCGTGGACCTGCTGGGAGCACTGGCCGCAGACCGATAGCCTTTGCCACGCCTGGTCGAGCGCGGCGACCTGGTATCTCTCCTCGGCCGTCCTCGGCGTCCAGTTCCCCGAGCCCGGCAACCCCGACGTCGTCCGCATCCTCCCGCAGCCAGGCACGCTCGAGTGGGCGCGTGGCGCCTATCCGCATCCAAGAGGCCCCCTCCGCATCGAGTGGCGGCGCGAGGGGCGCAAGGTCCACGTCGAGTACGACTGCCCCGACGGCGTGAGGGTCACGCTTGGGGAAGGAGGCCACTGA
- a CDS encoding cytochrome c biogenesis protein CcdA: MTARLTSGAWMLALALVALGAEDFEEQPFQVSSALAPAEASAGGELALTVTFKLRGDVHLYRDSIKFQWDELKGAAEREVMRPKGKLIPDLISGEPGATLEAYEGTVAIVVKFQVTGAAGETALLRGTVSYQGCTDTVCFRPAKHPLVHEVAIGASAATGAAAAAPMVEDVPEAGWLFVLRQIAKAFVYGLALGLTPCVYPMIPITVAVIGAQKQASRLKAVLLSSVYVLGIALTYAVLGALVAALGASVRLALQSPYVLVGIAAVFVLFALGMFDVVTIQAPAFLGGLGDKVAGRKKGLLGVLLLGLVTGVAAGPCVAGPLLAVLTEIATTGHRLLGAAMMFALAWGMGVLLIVAGVSSGLLPKAGAWTEWVKHLIGFVLLWAAVYFLRPVVGETAFWLGSAAALVAGTVFLGGLDSLTPESGAGARVKRLLGIAALATAGWCVLVGLDVEPRPSGGTVPGATQPDAFVHGDPGLFKEALAAGKPIVLDFTAEWCGYCKVLDRTTFADPVVRAELQRFRALKIDVETSRNAELVKRFDVPGPPLVVVLDSGGRLVKKLGYDEAKDPEKFAEVLRRVN, translated from the coding sequence ATGACCGCTAGATTGACGTCCGGCGCCTGGATGCTTGCGCTGGCCCTGGTCGCCCTGGGTGCCGAGGACTTCGAGGAACAGCCGTTCCAGGTGAGCAGCGCCCTCGCGCCCGCCGAGGCGTCTGCCGGCGGCGAGTTGGCCCTGACGGTAACGTTCAAGCTCCGCGGCGACGTGCATCTCTACAGGGACTCCATCAAGTTCCAGTGGGACGAGCTGAAGGGGGCCGCCGAAAGAGAGGTCATGAGGCCGAAGGGCAAGCTCATTCCCGACCTGATCTCGGGCGAGCCCGGCGCCACGCTGGAGGCCTACGAGGGCACGGTGGCCATTGTGGTGAAGTTCCAGGTGACGGGCGCCGCAGGGGAAACCGCGCTCCTCAGGGGCACCGTGAGCTACCAGGGCTGCACCGATACGGTGTGCTTCCGCCCGGCGAAGCATCCGCTGGTGCACGAGGTTGCCATCGGGGCGAGCGCGGCGACGGGTGCCGCGGCGGCCGCCCCGATGGTCGAGGACGTGCCGGAGGCAGGCTGGCTGTTCGTCCTCCGGCAGATCGCCAAGGCGTTCGTCTATGGCCTGGCCCTGGGCCTCACGCCGTGCGTCTACCCGATGATCCCGATCACCGTGGCGGTGATTGGCGCGCAGAAGCAGGCGTCGCGCCTCAAAGCCGTCCTGCTCTCCTCGGTCTACGTGCTGGGCATCGCACTCACGTACGCCGTGCTGGGCGCGCTGGTGGCGGCGCTGGGCGCTTCGGTGCGGCTGGCGCTTCAGTCGCCCTACGTGCTGGTCGGCATTGCCGCGGTGTTCGTGCTGTTCGCCCTCGGGATGTTCGACGTGGTGACCATCCAGGCCCCGGCGTTCCTGGGCGGCCTGGGCGACAAGGTGGCGGGGCGCAAGAAGGGGCTCCTCGGCGTGCTGCTGCTCGGGCTGGTGACCGGCGTGGCCGCGGGGCCGTGCGTGGCGGGGCCGCTGCTGGCCGTGCTCACCGAGATCGCCACGACGGGCCATCGCCTGCTCGGGGCGGCCATGATGTTCGCGCTCGCCTGGGGCATGGGCGTGCTGCTCATCGTGGCGGGAGTGTCCTCGGGCCTTCTGCCGAAGGCCGGCGCGTGGACGGAGTGGGTGAAGCACCTGATCGGCTTCGTGCTGCTGTGGGCGGCCGTGTACTTCCTGCGGCCCGTGGTGGGCGAGACGGCCTTCTGGCTCGGCAGCGCGGCCGCGCTCGTCGCGGGCACGGTATTCCTGGGCGGGCTGGACTCCCTGACGCCCGAGAGCGGCGCGGGCGCTCGGGTGAAGCGGCTGCTGGGCATCGCCGCGCTGGCGACGGCCGGCTGGTGTGTGCTCGTCGGGCTCGACGTGGAGCCGCGGCCCAGCGGGGGCACCGTCCCCGGCGCGACGCAGCCCGATGCGTTCGTGCACGGCGACCCAGGCTTGTTCAAAGAGGCGCTGGCCGCGGGCAAGCCCATCGTGCTCGACTTCACGGCCGAATGGTGCGGCTACTGCAAGGTGCTCGATCGCACGACGTTTGCCGACCCCGTGGTGCGAGCCGAGCTCCAGCGCTTCCGCGCGCTGAAGATTGACGTGGAGACCAGCCGCAATGCAGAGCTGGTGAAGCGCTTCGACGTGCCCGGGCCGCCCCTCGTGGTGGTGCTCGACTCCGGCGGCAGGCTGGTGAAGAAGCTGGGCTACGATGAGGCCAAGGACCCGGAGAAGTTCGCCGAGGTTCTCAGGCGGGTGAACTGA
- the tpx gene encoding thiol peroxidase encodes MNERAGATTFKGNPLTLIGPELKPGDKAPDFTALDNALAPVTLAAAKGKVAILVSVPSLDTPVCDLETRRFNKEAASLGSGVAVLTISMDLPFAQARWCGAAGIRNVKTLSDHRDASFGTAYGVLIKELRLLARAVFVVDREGVIRYVQLVKEMTHEPDYEAVLAAVEQLAP; translated from the coding sequence ATGAACGAGCGAGCCGGCGCAACCACGTTCAAAGGCAACCCGCTCACCCTGATCGGCCCGGAGCTCAAGCCGGGCGACAAGGCGCCGGATTTCACGGCGCTGGACAACGCCCTCGCGCCAGTGACCCTCGCCGCGGCGAAGGGCAAGGTGGCCATCCTGGTCTCCGTGCCCTCGCTCGACACGCCCGTGTGCGACCTCGAGACTCGCCGTTTCAACAAGGAGGCGGCCAGCCTGGGCAGCGGCGTGGCCGTGCTGACGATCAGCATGGACCTGCCCTTCGCCCAGGCGCGCTGGTGCGGCGCGGCGGGCATCCGGAACGTGAAGACCCTGTCGGACCACCGCGACGCCTCGTTCGGCACGGCCTACGGCGTGCTGATCAAGGAGCTGCGGCTGCTCGCCAGGGCCGTGTTCGTGGTGGACCGCGAGGGCGTGATCCGCTACGTGCAACTCGTGAAGGAGATGACGCACGAGCCCGACTACGAGGCCGTGCTGGCCGCTGTGGAGCAACTCGCACCGTGA
- the zwf gene encoding glucose-6-phosphate dehydrogenase: MAPGNAQGPSRRRDSPEPFTLVIFGASGDLAARKLLPAVYRLFQQRLLPEQFAVVGFARTPMADETFREEVRQALDQFAPDKPATADWPQFASRLFYHRGDYSDAASFAALRARLEALAASRNAPCNTLFYLATPPAMFAPIAEQIRAAGLSVPGEPCRGWARLVIEKPFGRDLASARALNAHIRSAFAEDRIFRIDHYLGKETVQNILVLRFANALFEPLWNHKYVDHVQITVAETVGVEQRGPYYDQAGALRDMVQNHLMHLLAFVGMEAPNSLDPDTVRDEKVKVLKCLRPMPRACVTSELVRAQYEAGEVAGRPVPGYHEEPGVAPDSITETYVAFKTFIESWRWAGVPFYLRTGKRLAERVTEIGVHFKPVPQVLFNAPPFGPMAPNVLALRIQPNEGISLQFQVKRPGAGVRIEPFRMDFGYAAAFGGEPPDAYERLLLDAALGDSTLFTRSDEVEAAWAFLTPILYTCAEDPLTALPRYPAGTWGPREADAMIAADGRRWTVLRRPAARRAREG, from the coding sequence ATGGCCCCAGGGAACGCACAGGGCCCCAGCCGCCGCCGGGACTCGCCTGAGCCGTTCACGCTGGTGATCTTCGGCGCCTCGGGCGATCTGGCGGCCCGGAAGCTCCTGCCCGCGGTCTACCGCCTCTTCCAGCAGCGGCTTCTGCCCGAGCAGTTCGCCGTGGTGGGCTTCGCCCGCACCCCGATGGCCGACGAGACGTTCCGCGAGGAGGTCCGACAGGCCCTCGACCAGTTCGCCCCCGACAAGCCAGCCACGGCTGATTGGCCGCAGTTCGCGTCCAGGCTCTTTTATCACCGCGGCGACTACTCGGATGCCGCGAGCTTCGCCGCGCTGCGGGCGCGGCTCGAGGCCCTGGCCGCATCGCGGAACGCTCCCTGCAACACGCTGTTCTACCTCGCGACGCCGCCGGCGATGTTCGCGCCCATCGCCGAGCAGATCCGCGCCGCGGGCCTCAGCGTGCCGGGCGAGCCGTGCCGTGGCTGGGCGCGCCTGGTCATCGAGAAGCCCTTCGGCCGCGACCTGGCCAGCGCCCGCGCCCTCAACGCACACATCCGCAGCGCCTTCGCCGAGGACCGCATCTTCCGCATTGACCACTACCTCGGCAAGGAAACGGTCCAGAACATCCTCGTGCTGCGTTTCGCCAACGCCCTCTTCGAGCCGCTGTGGAACCACAAGTACGTGGACCACGTGCAGATCACCGTCGCCGAGACCGTGGGCGTGGAGCAGCGGGGGCCGTACTACGACCAGGCGGGTGCGCTGCGCGACATGGTCCAGAACCACCTGATGCACCTCCTCGCGTTCGTGGGCATGGAGGCGCCCAACTCGCTCGACCCCGACACGGTGCGCGACGAGAAGGTCAAGGTGCTCAAGTGCCTGCGCCCCATGCCGCGGGCCTGCGTGACGAGCGAACTCGTGCGCGCGCAGTACGAGGCGGGCGAAGTGGCCGGCCGGCCCGTGCCCGGCTACCACGAGGAGCCGGGCGTGGCGCCCGACTCGATCACCGAAACGTATGTGGCGTTCAAGACCTTCATCGAAAGCTGGCGTTGGGCCGGCGTGCCGTTCTACCTGCGGACCGGCAAGCGGCTGGCGGAGCGGGTCACCGAGATCGGCGTCCACTTCAAGCCCGTGCCGCAGGTGCTCTTCAATGCCCCGCCGTTCGGCCCGATGGCTCCGAACGTGCTCGCGCTGCGCATCCAGCCCAACGAGGGCATCTCGCTTCAGTTCCAGGTCAAGCGCCCGGGGGCCGGCGTGCGCATCGAGCCGTTCCGGATGGATTTCGGCTACGCCGCGGCCTTCGGCGGCGAGCCGCCCGACGCCTATGAGCGGCTGCTGCTCGATGCGGCCCTGGGCGACTCCACGCTCTTCACGCGCAGCGACGAGGTCGAGGCGGCGTGGGCCTTCCTCACGCCCATTCTCTACACCTGTGCGGAGGACCCGCTCACCGCGCTGCCCCGGTACCCCGCAGGCACCTGGGGCCCGAGAGAGGCCGATGCCATGATCGCGGCCGATGGGCGGCGGTGGACCGTCCTCCGGCGCCCCGCAGCAAGGAGAGCAAGAGAGGGATAG
- a CDS encoding NAD(P)/FAD-dependent oxidoreductase: MIQDGDKGAILQRDKQTYAVAPHLPCGVVTPGQLRKLADVAEKYGAAALKVTSAARIAIVGLKESDVDAVWQDLGMSPGAAVGLCVRSVKVCPGTTFCKRGTQDSLAVGMQLDAQYHGMNLPGKLKIGVAGCMNQCAETCIKDVALVGKSKGWMVLVGGSGGARPRLADTLAENLGTAEALALVDRVVAFYRDHAKPHERLGRVLDRLGLDALKAAVLTA; encoded by the coding sequence ATGATCCAGGACGGTGACAAGGGAGCGATCCTCCAGCGCGACAAGCAGACCTATGCCGTGGCCCCCCATCTGCCCTGCGGCGTGGTGACGCCCGGGCAGTTGCGCAAGCTGGCCGACGTGGCCGAGAAGTACGGCGCCGCGGCCCTCAAGGTCACCAGCGCCGCGCGCATCGCCATCGTGGGGCTGAAGGAGAGCGACGTGGACGCCGTGTGGCAGGACCTCGGCATGTCGCCGGGCGCGGCCGTGGGCCTGTGCGTGCGCAGCGTGAAGGTCTGCCCGGGCACCACCTTCTGCAAGCGCGGCACCCAGGACAGCCTGGCCGTGGGCATGCAGCTCGACGCCCAGTACCACGGCATGAACCTGCCCGGCAAGCTCAAGATCGGCGTGGCCGGCTGCATGAACCAGTGCGCCGAGACGTGCATCAAGGACGTCGCCCTCGTCGGCAAGTCCAAGGGCTGGATGGTGCTGGTCGGCGGCAGCGGCGGCGCGCGGCCGCGCCTGGCCGACACCCTGGCCGAGAACCTCGGCACCGCAGAGGCCCTGGCCCTCGTGGACCGCGTGGTGGCCTTCTACCGCGACCACGCCAAGCCCCACGAGCGACTCGGGCGCGTGCTCGACCGCCTGGGGCTCGATGCCCTCAAGGCCGCCGTCCTCACGGCCTGA
- a CDS encoding ChbG/HpnK family deacetylase, which yields MQNPRIRLLARADDAGSCHTANQAIMECVEAGLALNVGVMACCPFADEAAAMLAGRKDVCVGLHATINAEWDAVKWGPVLPPERVPTLVDANGHFHRTPNITHERGGNADEVLAEIEAQLARARSAGLKIAYLDEHMGFSWLPGVRERLDALMAREGLRHGGRGYEPLPRSPWRYEDRADDLIARLEAAGPGTYLIVAHPGHDTEEMRRLGHEGLAPGQVAREREGDTQMLTSHKVLEYCGHHGVMPARFTDTRPAGP from the coding sequence ATGCAGAATCCTCGAATCCGTCTCCTCGCCCGCGCCGACGACGCGGGCTCGTGCCACACGGCCAACCAGGCGATCATGGAGTGCGTGGAGGCGGGGCTGGCGCTCAACGTGGGCGTGATGGCCTGCTGCCCGTTCGCCGATGAGGCCGCGGCCATGCTCGCCGGCCGCAAGGACGTGTGCGTGGGCCTCCACGCCACAATCAACGCCGAGTGGGACGCGGTGAAGTGGGGCCCCGTCCTCCCGCCCGAGCGGGTGCCGACGCTGGTGGACGCGAACGGCCATTTCCACCGCACGCCCAACATCACGCACGAGCGGGGCGGCAATGCCGACGAGGTGCTGGCCGAGATCGAGGCCCAGCTCGCGCGCGCCCGCTCCGCCGGCCTGAAGATCGCGTACCTCGACGAGCACATGGGCTTCAGTTGGCTGCCGGGCGTGCGCGAGCGGCTGGACGCGCTGATGGCGCGCGAGGGCCTGCGGCACGGGGGGCGCGGCTACGAGCCTCTGCCCCGGTCGCCCTGGAGGTACGAGGATCGGGCCGACGACTTGATCGCGCGGCTCGAGGCGGCCGGGCCTGGCACCTACCTGATCGTGGCACACCCCGGCCACGACACCGAGGAGATGCGGCGCCTGGGGCACGAGGGCCTCGCCCCGGGTCAGGTGGCCCGCGAGCGCGAGGGCGACACGCAGATGCTCACGTCGCACAAGGTGCTCGAGTACTGCGGGCACCACGGCGTCATGCCCGCGCGGTTCACGGACACCCGCCCCGCGGGCCCGTAG
- a CDS encoding phosphomannomutase/phosphoglucomutase, producing MSSVLNAVDAVFQTYDIRGKYPEPLSPSIAYRAGRAIAAYLREAMRVDTGHVALGRDIRHGALELAAAVAHGLQDGDITPVDLGLISSDMVYFATGEFRGEFDGGIMITASHNPPEYNGLKFVLSGARSVDEDTGLKIIHDIMVARLADDPPAALAPLQAVRRDVAEAYVTKLFAIAPGPYRKLKVAVDAGNGMAASIFPLVARRLPCEVIPLHGELDPDFPARGPDPTEKGALTALQAAVREHGADLGLAFDGDADRAVIVDETGAVVGGSVLTALFAREFLARCPYQPVLFDLTCSLAVREAVAEAGGTPIAAPVGHSRIKERLHKCKGLFGGEESGHYYFRDFYCCDSAMLAALVAFQLLSSTGQRLSDLARPLATRYHRTGVKLHFASREDALAHIPRLDVPFPDASACDVTRLPTADVRKDYDDWWFCVRPSGTEREVLRITVEARDPATAERRLAELKAVLTA from the coding sequence ATGAGCAGCGTGCTGAACGCCGTTGACGCGGTCTTCCAGACCTATGACATTCGGGGGAAGTACCCCGAGCCTCTGTCGCCTTCCATCGCCTACCGGGCCGGCCGGGCCATCGCCGCCTATCTGCGCGAGGCGATGCGGGTGGACACCGGCCACGTGGCGCTCGGGCGCGACATCCGCCACGGCGCGCTCGAGCTGGCCGCCGCCGTCGCCCACGGGCTCCAGGACGGCGACATCACGCCGGTGGACCTCGGCCTGATCTCGTCCGATATGGTCTACTTCGCCACGGGCGAGTTCCGCGGCGAGTTCGACGGCGGCATCATGATCACCGCCTCGCACAACCCGCCCGAGTACAACGGCCTGAAGTTCGTCCTCTCCGGCGCCCGCTCGGTGGATGAGGACACCGGGCTGAAGATCATCCACGACATCATGGTGGCCCGCCTGGCCGACGACCCGCCCGCGGCACTTGCCCCGCTCCAGGCCGTGCGGCGCGACGTGGCGGAGGCCTATGTGACCAAGCTCTTCGCCATCGCCCCCGGGCCCTACCGGAAGCTCAAGGTGGCGGTGGACGCGGGCAACGGCATGGCGGCCAGCATCTTTCCGCTCGTGGCGCGCCGCCTGCCCTGCGAGGTCATCCCCCTCCACGGCGAGCTCGACCCCGACTTTCCCGCCCGCGGCCCCGACCCCACCGAGAAGGGCGCCCTGACGGCCCTCCAGGCCGCCGTGCGCGAGCACGGCGCCGATCTCGGCCTGGCCTTCGACGGCGACGCCGACCGCGCGGTGATCGTGGACGAGACGGGCGCCGTGGTAGGCGGCTCGGTGCTCACCGCGCTCTTCGCCCGCGAGTTCCTGGCCCGCTGCCCCTACCAGCCCGTGCTCTTCGACCTCACGTGCAGCCTGGCCGTGCGCGAGGCCGTGGCCGAGGCCGGCGGCACGCCCATCGCCGCGCCTGTGGGCCACTCGCGCATCAAGGAGCGCCTGCACAAGTGCAAGGGCCTCTTCGGCGGCGAGGAATCGGGCCACTACTACTTCCGCGACTTCTACTGCTGCGACAGCGCCATGCTCGCCGCGCTCGTGGCCTTTCAACTCCTCAGCAGCACGGGGCAGCGCCTGTCCGACCTCGCGCGCCCCCTCGCCACCCGCTATCACCGCACGGGCGTGAAGCTGCACTTCGCGAGCCGCGAGGACGCCCTCGCCCACATCCCGCGGCTCGACGTGCCCTTCCCCGACGCCTCGGCCTGCGACGTCACCCGCCTGCCCACGGCGGACGTGCGGAAGGACTACGACGATTGGTGGTTCTGCGTGCGTCCCTCGGGCACCGAGCGCGAGGTGTTGCGCATCACCGTCGAGGCGCGCGACCCGGCCACCGCCGAGCGGCGGCTGGCCGAGCTCAAGGCCGTGCTGACTGCGTAA